ATTAGCTTCATTCAGCTGGGGTGCTCGGTATTTCAAGCATCGGAGAAGGACTGTGGTTGATTCCATTTGAGTCTCAAAGTCTCCTACACCATAGCTTTCAAATACCATTCTCATCACCATTTGGTACAACTCTTCTACTAGCTTTGCATACAAATGAGTACTTTCACTGGTCCAATAAGTACAGCAACAAGAAAAATCAGtattaagttttatatatatataaaagtgaaaAGTTAATGGAAAAGTACCAAGTTTTACCTAAAAAGTTCATTCCCTGCAGGCCACATGAGATTTGTGAAACTTTCTATTCCTTCTTTAGTAATCGGGTTATCAATTCCCATACATTCATATAGGGGAAGAAAGGAGATTTGACCGTAGTAGCCAAAGTAAGGTTTATCActagtgtttttaattttggtatcATGGGGAAGATTGAATAGTTCTTCTAATTTGGCAAACATTGTTTTATGAAGCTCTAGTGGAACTTTATCATACACTGCTACGAAACAACCACATTCTTCAAGGGCGCGCTGGACATCTTTGCGAGCTGAATACCAAGCACTTGTGCCCGGTTTCATGTTCTCTATGGATAAATCCACAACAGGAATCTTGTGAGGTGTTACTGCACCCATAGCTAGTTGTTTTCTTCTACAAGGATTTCGTTTTGAGGGACACACTGatagttttgttatttatatagTTTTGTTGATGCAATTGTGACAtaacacaaataataataataataataataataataataataaaaaaggtcGTCATCTGTGGTGCTATATTTTCAGTACAACTTGCTGGATCTTAAAATGGA
The sequence above is drawn from the Castanea sativa cultivar Marrone di Chiusa Pesio chromosome 5, ASM4071231v1 genome and encodes:
- the LOC142637486 gene encoding putative 2-oxoglutarate-dependent dioxygenase AOP1; this encodes MGAVTPHKIPVVDLSIENMKPGTSAWYSARKDVQRALEECGCFVAVYDKVPLELHKTMFAKLEELFNLPHDTKIKNTSDKPYFGYYGQISFLPLYECMGIDNPITKEGIESFTNLMWPAGNELFSESTHLYAKLVEELYQMVMRMVFESYGVGDFETQMESTTVLLRCLKYRAPQLNEANRGLRGHTDKNFLSILHQNHVGGLEIKVKDEEWVTFESTPSSFLFLAGDGLMAWSNERIRSPYHQVMLNGKENTTRYSLGYFALINGVIQTPAELVDDEHPLKYKPFDQFEFLRFDQSEEGQKSKSSIKDYCGV